Proteins from one Prinia subflava isolate CZ2003 ecotype Zambia chromosome 22, Cam_Psub_1.2, whole genome shotgun sequence genomic window:
- the SCN4B gene encoding sodium channel subunit beta-4 isoform X3, translated as MALALEVSVGKTNTVMALNNSNVLLPCVFSTCMGFQDLIFTWYFNSTELIYQGKIKNKATEPTPIKHNPRVEFVGSTTKKENISIVLKGVEFSDAGRYTCHVKNPSEKNAQHNATIFLNVVHKMVETDNTVTLIIVGVVGGLIGLLILFMLIKRVVLFIIKKTQDGKKECLVSSSGNDNTENGLAGSKAEQKAPPKA; from the exons ATGGCCTTGGCCTTGGAGGTGTCGGTGGGGAAGACCAACACGGTGATGGCTCTGAATAACTCCAAtgtcctgctgccctgtgtCTTCTCCACCTGCATGGGCTTCCAGGACCTGATCTTCACATGGTATTTCAACTCGACAGAGCTG ATTTACCAGGGCAAGATAAAGAACAAAGCCACGGAGCCCACGCCCATCAAGCACAACCCACGGGTGGAGTTCGTCGGCTCCACCACCAAGAAGGAGAACATCTCCATCGTGCTGAAGGGCGTGGAGTTCAGCGACGCCGGCAGGTACACCTGCCACGTCAAGAACCCCAGTGAGAAGAACGCCCAGCACAACGCCACCATCTTCCTCAACGTGGTCCACAAGA TGGTGGAGACAGACAACACTGTCACACTCATCATCGTGGGCGTGGTGGGGGGGCTCATCGgcctcctcatcctcttcaTGCTCATCAAGAGGGTGGTCCTGTTCATCATCAAGAAGACACAGGACGGGAA GAAGGAGTGTCTGGTGAGCTCGTCAGGGAACGACAACACCGAGAACGGCCTGGCCGGCTCCAAGGCGGAACAAAAAGCACCACCAAAGGCATGA
- the SCN4B gene encoding sodium channel subunit beta-4 isoform X4: MIYQGKIKNKATEPTPIKHNPRVEFVGSTTKKENISIVLKGVEFSDAGRYTCHVKNPSEKNAQHNATIFLNVVHKMVETDNTVTLIIVGVVGGLIGLLILFMLIKRVVLFIIKKTQDGKKECLVSSSGNDNTENGLAGSKAEQKAPPKA; the protein is encoded by the exons ATG ATTTACCAGGGCAAGATAAAGAACAAAGCCACGGAGCCCACGCCCATCAAGCACAACCCACGGGTGGAGTTCGTCGGCTCCACCACCAAGAAGGAGAACATCTCCATCGTGCTGAAGGGCGTGGAGTTCAGCGACGCCGGCAGGTACACCTGCCACGTCAAGAACCCCAGTGAGAAGAACGCCCAGCACAACGCCACCATCTTCCTCAACGTGGTCCACAAGA TGGTGGAGACAGACAACACTGTCACACTCATCATCGTGGGCGTGGTGGGGGGGCTCATCGgcctcctcatcctcttcaTGCTCATCAAGAGGGTGGTCCTGTTCATCATCAAGAAGACACAGGACGGGAA GAAGGAGTGTCTGGTGAGCTCGTCAGGGAACGACAACACCGAGAACGGCCTGGCCGGCTCCAAGGCGGAACAAAAAGCACCACCAAAGGCATGA
- the SCN4B gene encoding sodium channel subunit beta-4 isoform X2, whose amino-acid sequence MRGGTRRSAEELGGGLSAAPPGAAPPGAARPPRGRPEPGAAGSRDRSAPHRPALPSAAAMAPGSPAARRRAAPCLLAALLGLHIFAMALALEVSVGKTNTVMALNNSNVLLPCVFSTCMGFQDLIFTWYFNSTELIYQGKIKNKATEPTPIKHNPRVEFVGSTTKKENISIVLKGVEFSDAGRYTCHVKNPSEKNAQHNATIFLNVVHKMVETDNTVTLIIVGVVGGLIGLLILFMLIKRVVLFIIKKTQDGKKECLVSSSGNDNTENGLAGSKAEQKAPPKA is encoded by the exons ATGCGCGGGGGGACGCGGAGGAGCGCGGAGGAGCTCGGAGGAGGGCtcagcgcggccccgcccggcgcggccccgcccggcgccgctCGCCCTCCGCGGGGGCGGCCAGAGCCGGGCGCTGCGGGCAGCAGGGACCGCTCGGCTCCGCACCGCCCCGCGCTGCCCAGCGCTGCAGCCATGGCCCCGGGCTCTCCCGCCGCtcgccgccgcgccgcgccgtGCCTGCTGGCCGCGCTCCTGG gtTTGCACATCTTCGCCATGGCCTTGGCCTTGGAGGTGTCGGTGGGGAAGACCAACACGGTGATGGCTCTGAATAACTCCAAtgtcctgctgccctgtgtCTTCTCCACCTGCATGGGCTTCCAGGACCTGATCTTCACATGGTATTTCAACTCGACAGAGCTG ATTTACCAGGGCAAGATAAAGAACAAAGCCACGGAGCCCACGCCCATCAAGCACAACCCACGGGTGGAGTTCGTCGGCTCCACCACCAAGAAGGAGAACATCTCCATCGTGCTGAAGGGCGTGGAGTTCAGCGACGCCGGCAGGTACACCTGCCACGTCAAGAACCCCAGTGAGAAGAACGCCCAGCACAACGCCACCATCTTCCTCAACGTGGTCCACAAGA TGGTGGAGACAGACAACACTGTCACACTCATCATCGTGGGCGTGGTGGGGGGGCTCATCGgcctcctcatcctcttcaTGCTCATCAAGAGGGTGGTCCTGTTCATCATCAAGAAGACACAGGACGGGAA GAAGGAGTGTCTGGTGAGCTCGTCAGGGAACGACAACACCGAGAACGGCCTGGCCGGCTCCAAGGCGGAACAAAAAGCACCACCAAAGGCATGA
- the SCN4B gene encoding sodium channel subunit beta-4 isoform X1: protein MRGGTRRSAEELGGGLSAAPPGAAPPGAARPPRGRPEPGAAGSRDRSAPHRPALPSAAAMAPGSPAARRRAAPCLLAALLDGRSGAPGISHLAKVTSQPSPSSEVPAPAPALPAPALPRPALLLRALRLHPALPRSCAARPAGPALPACPGPGDGRGRPCTASAPARPPTGLHIFAMALALEVSVGKTNTVMALNNSNVLLPCVFSTCMGFQDLIFTWYFNSTELIYQGKIKNKATEPTPIKHNPRVEFVGSTTKKENISIVLKGVEFSDAGRYTCHVKNPSEKNAQHNATIFLNVVHKMVETDNTVTLIIVGVVGGLIGLLILFMLIKRVVLFIIKKTQDGKKECLVSSSGNDNTENGLAGSKAEQKAPPKA, encoded by the exons ATGCGCGGGGGGACGCGGAGGAGCGCGGAGGAGCTCGGAGGAGGGCtcagcgcggccccgcccggcgcggccccgcccggcgccgctCGCCCTCCGCGGGGGCGGCCAGAGCCGGGCGCTGCGGGCAGCAGGGACCGCTCGGCTCCGCACCGCCCCGCGCTGCCCAGCGCTGCAGCCATGGCCCCGGGCTCTCCCGCCGCtcgccgccgcgccgcgccgtGCCTGCTGGCCGCGCTCCTGG ACGGACGGTCCGGAGCGCCGGGGATAAGTCACTTGGCCAAGGTGACTTCGCAGCCGAGCCCCAGCTCCGAAGTcccggctccagcccctgccctgcccgcacCGGCGCTCCCGCGGCCAGCGCTTCTCCTGCGAGCACTGCGGCTGCACCCCGCTTTGCCCCGCTCCTGCGCTGCCCGGCCAGCGGGGCCCGCGCTGCCTGCCTGCCCGGGACCGGGGGATGGCCGGGGGAGGCCATGCACTGCTTCAGCGCCAGCACGCCCGCCGACAG gtTTGCACATCTTCGCCATGGCCTTGGCCTTGGAGGTGTCGGTGGGGAAGACCAACACGGTGATGGCTCTGAATAACTCCAAtgtcctgctgccctgtgtCTTCTCCACCTGCATGGGCTTCCAGGACCTGATCTTCACATGGTATTTCAACTCGACAGAGCTG ATTTACCAGGGCAAGATAAAGAACAAAGCCACGGAGCCCACGCCCATCAAGCACAACCCACGGGTGGAGTTCGTCGGCTCCACCACCAAGAAGGAGAACATCTCCATCGTGCTGAAGGGCGTGGAGTTCAGCGACGCCGGCAGGTACACCTGCCACGTCAAGAACCCCAGTGAGAAGAACGCCCAGCACAACGCCACCATCTTCCTCAACGTGGTCCACAAGA TGGTGGAGACAGACAACACTGTCACACTCATCATCGTGGGCGTGGTGGGGGGGCTCATCGgcctcctcatcctcttcaTGCTCATCAAGAGGGTGGTCCTGTTCATCATCAAGAAGACACAGGACGGGAA GAAGGAGTGTCTGGTGAGCTCGTCAGGGAACGACAACACCGAGAACGGCCTGGCCGGCTCCAAGGCGGAACAAAAAGCACCACCAAAGGCATGA
- the SCN2B gene encoding sodium channel subunit beta-2 isoform X2, which yields MEVMAPPIINALNGSSVKLSCTFNSCYKVENKQFSLNWTYQSCSNCSEELFLQFRTKIMNKQLDRFGNRVEFTGNPAKNDVSFTLKNVQLEDEGTYNCYVLNPPDRHLGHGKISLKVLTEEPPKHDSTVAVIVGASVGGFLAVVILVLMVVKCVRRKKQQRLNTDDQKTEEEGKTDGEGNPDEGTK from the exons ATGGAGGTGATGGCCCCCCCCATCATCAACGCCCTGAATGGCTCCTCTGTGAAGCTCTCCTGCACCTTCAACTCCTGCTACAAGGTGGAGAACAAGCAGTTTTCCCTCAACTGGACATACCAGAGCTGCAGTAACTGCTCGGAGGAGCTG TTCCTGCAGTTCCGCACCAAGATCATGAACAAGCAGCTGGACCGCTTCGGGAACCGCGTGGAGTTCACCGGCAACCCCGCCAAGAACGACGTGTCCTTCACCCTCAAAAACGTGCAGCTGGAGGACGAGGGCACCTACAACTGCTACGTCCTGAACCCCCCGGACCGGCACCTGGGCCACGGCAAGATCAGCCTGAAGGTGCTCACCGAAG agcccccgaAGCACGACTCGACGGTGGCCGTGATCGTGGGTGCCTCCGTGGGCGGCTTCCTGGCCGTGGTGATCCTGGTGCTGATGGTGGTGAAATGCGTGCGCcggaaaaagcagcagaggctcAACACGGACGACCAGAagacagaggaggaagggaagacgGACGGCGAAGGCAACCCGGACGAGGGCACCAAGTAA
- the SCN2B gene encoding sodium channel subunit beta-2 isoform X1, producing MSPEAWLPQPTLFLTGLTLLLSLAPPRLGMEVMAPPIINALNGSSVKLSCTFNSCYKVENKQFSLNWTYQSCSNCSEELFLQFRTKIMNKQLDRFGNRVEFTGNPAKNDVSFTLKNVQLEDEGTYNCYVLNPPDRHLGHGKISLKVLTEEPPKHDSTVAVIVGASVGGFLAVVILVLMVVKCVRRKKQQRLNTDDQKTEEEGKTDGEGNPDEGTK from the exons ATGAGCCCGGAAGCCTGGCTCCCGCAGCCCACCTTGTTCCTCACTGGCCTCACCTTGCTCCTCTCGCTGG CACCCCCGAGACTGGGCATGGAGGTGATGGCCCCCCCCATCATCAACGCCCTGAATGGCTCCTCTGTGAAGCTCTCCTGCACCTTCAACTCCTGCTACAAGGTGGAGAACAAGCAGTTTTCCCTCAACTGGACATACCAGAGCTGCAGTAACTGCTCGGAGGAGCTG TTCCTGCAGTTCCGCACCAAGATCATGAACAAGCAGCTGGACCGCTTCGGGAACCGCGTGGAGTTCACCGGCAACCCCGCCAAGAACGACGTGTCCTTCACCCTCAAAAACGTGCAGCTGGAGGACGAGGGCACCTACAACTGCTACGTCCTGAACCCCCCGGACCGGCACCTGGGCCACGGCAAGATCAGCCTGAAGGTGCTCACCGAAG agcccccgaAGCACGACTCGACGGTGGCCGTGATCGTGGGTGCCTCCGTGGGCGGCTTCCTGGCCGTGGTGATCCTGGTGCTGATGGTGGTGAAATGCGTGCGCcggaaaaagcagcagaggctcAACACGGACGACCAGAagacagaggaggaagggaagacgGACGGCGAAGGCAACCCGGACGAGGGCACCAAGTAA
- the LOC134561161 gene encoding junctional adhesion molecule-like isoform X3, with protein sequence MEPQLRARAGDSVLLRCLFIDPEGKGWTLHKVDWLHRAGAGAQEEMVFFYYSNHGVPAGRFKARVQWQGDISRCDGSIRLRDLRLNDSGTYECELRLLQHSSVFKNRTQLLVSPAEPRGGGAAGTEDAAPPRDSGFWPAVVGCGCVAVVVAFLAGLCVRKRFASITALERMGKSSSKDKAEEAIYSSIPGAEVPKAEQEAKKKGRAEDTYITMHPSHCRDNGVYVELAKRAIPSAWMAEGAQGDGQSQQPHSRQEEAPPQPPEQHK encoded by the exons ATGGAGCCCCAGCTCCGAGCTAGGGCTGGGGACTCTGTGCTGCTGCGGTGCCTCTTCATAGACCCCGAGGGCAAGGGATGGACCCTGCACAAAGTGGactggctgcacagggcaggagctggcgcTCAG GAGGAGATGGTGTTTTTTTACTACAGCAACCACGGCGTCCCCGCGGGCCGCTTCAAGGCGCGGGTGCAGTGGCAGGGGGACATCTCCCGCTGCGACGGCTCCATCCGGCTGCGGGACCTGCGCCTCAACGACAGCGGCACCTACGAGTGCGAGCTgcggctgctgcagcacagcagcgtCTTCAAGAACCGCACGCAGCTGCTCGTCAGCCCCGCGGAGCCCAGAG gaggaggagcagccggTACCGAGGATGCCGCGCCCCCGAGAGACTCCGGGTTCTGGCCGGCCGTGGTGGGCTGTGGATGCGTGGCCGTGGTGGTGGCGTTCCTGGCCGGGCTGTGCGTGAGGAAGAG GTTTGCAAGCAtcacagccctggagaggatggggaagagcagcagcaaggacaaggcagag GAAGCAATTTACTCCTCAATCCCTGGAGCTGAGGTACCCAAGGCTGAGCAGGAAGCAAAGAAGAAGGGGAGAGCTGAGGACACGTACATAACCatg CACCCGTCTCACTGCCGGGACAACGGTGTCTACGTGGAGCTGGCCAAGAGGGCAATCCCGTCGGCGTGGATGGcagagggggcacagggggatggacagagccagcagccccacagcaggcaggaggaggcacctccccagcctccagagcagcacaaatag
- the LOC134561161 gene encoding junctional adhesion molecule-like isoform X2 produces MELLLSLTLVLTWLERGSGAAGVFMEPQLRARAGDSVLLRCLFIDPEGKGWTLHKVDWLHRAGAGAQEEMVFFYYSNHGVPAGRFKARVQWQGDISRCDGSIRLRDLRLNDSGTYECELRLLQHSSVFKNRTQLLVSPAEPRGGGAAGTEDAAPPRDSGFWPAVVGCGCVAVVVAFLAGLCVRKRFASITALERMGKSSSKDKAEEAIYSSIPGAEVPKAEQEAKKKGRAEDTYITMHPSHCRDNGVYVELAKRAIPSAWMAEGAQGDGQSQQPHSRQEEAPPQPPEQHK; encoded by the exons AGCGGGGCAGCGGCGCTGCCGGGGTGTTCATGGAGCCCCAGCTCCGAGCTAGGGCTGGGGACTCTGTGCTGCTGCGGTGCCTCTTCATAGACCCCGAGGGCAAGGGATGGACCCTGCACAAAGTGGactggctgcacagggcaggagctggcgcTCAG GAGGAGATGGTGTTTTTTTACTACAGCAACCACGGCGTCCCCGCGGGCCGCTTCAAGGCGCGGGTGCAGTGGCAGGGGGACATCTCCCGCTGCGACGGCTCCATCCGGCTGCGGGACCTGCGCCTCAACGACAGCGGCACCTACGAGTGCGAGCTgcggctgctgcagcacagcagcgtCTTCAAGAACCGCACGCAGCTGCTCGTCAGCCCCGCGGAGCCCAGAG gaggaggagcagccggTACCGAGGATGCCGCGCCCCCGAGAGACTCCGGGTTCTGGCCGGCCGTGGTGGGCTGTGGATGCGTGGCCGTGGTGGTGGCGTTCCTGGCCGGGCTGTGCGTGAGGAAGAG GTTTGCAAGCAtcacagccctggagaggatggggaagagcagcagcaaggacaaggcagag GAAGCAATTTACTCCTCAATCCCTGGAGCTGAGGTACCCAAGGCTGAGCAGGAAGCAAAGAAGAAGGGGAGAGCTGAGGACACGTACATAACCatg CACCCGTCTCACTGCCGGGACAACGGTGTCTACGTGGAGCTGGCCAAGAGGGCAATCCCGTCGGCGTGGATGGcagagggggcacagggggatggacagagccagcagccccacagcaggcaggaggaggcacctccccagcctccagagcagcacaaatag